GAAAAAGTGCCGTTGGCCGGAAATTCCAGCGTTTGGTCGGTCGATTCAAAGACAACTTTGCCTTTGTCGGTCATGTCAAAGACGCTGACGGAGAAGTCCGCTTTTCCTTTGTACATCGACGGATGTTCCTGGATTTCGAGATGGGCGAGATCGATCGCCACCACGATATCGGCGCCGACCCCTTTGCCCAGCTTGCGAGCATCCAGGCGGTCCCAGTTGGAAGTGTCTTGCCAGTCGTCGATTTTTTGCTGCGAAATGATCTGGATATCAGGAACATGCGCTCCCAGCAACTTTTCGACCATGGTGGCCAAATTGCGCGACGTGTCGGTCTCTGATCGGAACGAAGGGCTGGCGATGCAAACCACCACGACCTTCTTCTCTTTCATGCCGCTGTACCGAGCCGGAGTTTCGTTGGTCGGATAGAGGAGGCTTGAGACCAGGTTGATGCAGCCGACCGAGGGAACCAGGGTCAGCAGGATCAGCAAAGCGATTGAACGTCGGAAGTTGTCGGTTCGATCCATCGAAATTCTTCCAGCGAAATGCGTAGTCGGGCGTCATCCTGACGCGTGATTTGTTGGTTAAAGCCTGCTCGTCACAGCACTCGGTAAAGCCATTCAGCGACCATGACCGCAGCGATGCCGCTGACGGCGATCAAGGCCGCGACCTCGTTGGGATAACCCAGCGGAGGACGTCCTCGCAGCGCCGTGATCAGCATCCATGGAGCGCTGGCCATCGCGGCGAGCCCGAGCAAAAAACCGGCGGCGTTCGAGCGAATCGAACCGACCACGTTGCCTTTGGTCAGGTAAGCCCACGAAGTCGTCATGCCGCAAGCTGGGCAGCGGACGCCAAACCAAACTCGCGAAGAACAGGGAGGCAAACCAAGTTGCTGGTGCGTTCCCAATCCTTGTGCGTTTGGCCTTAGCATCGCAGCCGTAGCCAGTAGTCCGGC
The nucleotide sequence above comes from Blastopirellula sp. J2-11. Encoded proteins:
- a CDS encoding DUF2752 domain-containing protein, whose amino-acid sequence is MSAESPSSGSLGWFRRSLLGLTGVIVAGLLATAAMLRPNAQGLGTHQQLGLPPCSSRVWFGVRCPACGMTTSWAYLTKGNVVGSIRSNAAGFLLGLAAMASAPWMLITALRGRPPLGYPNEVAALIAVSGIAAVMVAEWLYRVL